A region of the Candidatus Uhrbacteria bacterium CG10_big_fil_rev_8_21_14_0_10_50_16 genome:
GCCGTTACCAGCGTAGACTCAAAATGCGACAATGTCGGTTCAATATCCGGACACGGCACAAATCGCGGGGTCTGAGCTTCCAAATAACAACGCGACTCAAAAAACGCTCGAACCGTTTTATCTACCTTGTCGCGTAAAATGATTTTGTCTTTTGTATTCATGAAAAACAAACGGCCCGCTGAGGGCCGTCATGCTTATTTGTTCTCGAATGGGACGAGCGCCATGATACGTGCTCGCTTGATGGCACGGGCCATTGCACGCTGTTGCTTTGCCGAGATACCGGAACGACGGCGAGGAACGATCTTTCCGTAGCTAGAAAGGAAACGTCGGAGAAGACCAATGTCCTTGTAATCAATTTCGTCCGCTTTGGGACAGGTGAACGGCTTGCGCACGCTCTTTCCTGGAATTTTGTTCATATTAGAATGGGATATCTTCAACTTGGATTTCCTCAATGTGGTCTGGAGAAGGCGCAGAGCTTGTAGGCTCGCTTTGGGAATCGTCAAACGGTGTGGATCCGGCTGCAGCTGACAGGTTTGTAGACGCACCACCTGCACCACCCAACATGATCATACTATCTGCCACAATCTCTGTGGTGCGACGCTTTCCACCATCTTGTCCTTCCCACTCGCGCGTTTGCAAACGTCCCTCTACAAACACCTTGCGTCCCTTGGTTAAGTACTGCGAAATAATATCCGCGAGTTTTCCCCAAGCAACAATGTTATGGAATTCTGTTTGCTCCTGCTTCTTTCCTTCACGATCGGTAAAGGCTCGGTTGGTTGCAACACCAAAGTTCACTACCGACTGACCAGAAGGCGTTGTGCGCAATTCTGGATCGCGTGTGAGGTTACCAATGAGTTGCGCGCGATTAAGGCTCATCATAGTTGTAAGAATGAGGTTATTGAATTGAGACGGAAACGGTTAGAGTTTTTCTGTGTCTGACTCGAGAATCTCGTCGATCTTCTTTGCGAGGGCTTCTTCCGTTACTTCTTTTGTCTCTTCAACGGCCTTCTCTACCTCCGCTTCTGTTTTCTTCGTGCGTGCGGGTGCATCACTAGATGTACCCGGCTTACGACGTCGTCCCATCTCTGGAATCTCGTACTCGGGCAAAGCTACTTCCGCCTTCTCGGCACCTGGGAGCGCTTTTACAATCATGTGACGGAGCACACGGGCATCGTGACGCAATTCTTCGTCTAATGCGGCTACGTTACTTGCCTCTGCCGTAAAGCAGACCAGTACGTAGTATCCGTATCGAATACCTCGAATCGGATAGGCAAGTTTACGCTTACCAAAGGACTCATCTCGCAAGGATTCTGTTCCATGCTTTGCGACGAGTGCTGACACTTCATCCTTGAGCTTCCCAACCTCTTCCTCCGTGCTGGTAGCCGGGATGATGTACATGAGTTCGTACGTCATCATAGTAAATGTTCGTCCTACGGGCTTAAGGGTCGTAGGAAACCTCGCGAACGAGGCTATGGACTAGTAATAGTCGGTGGGAGAATACGTTTTTTGGCCTTTTCTGTCAAGTCGGCGGGGTCTGGTAGGAGAGATGGGAGATAAATACATGCCGCAACAAAAGAACGCCCAGAAGGCGCCCTATTGTTTAAAGGTAAATCGATAGATGTCTCTCAACACCAACTGATCCTCTCGTCCGTAGCGCAATGCGCCAAATCGAGTTGTTTCTACACCTTTAAACGGCAACAGTTCAAAGCCAAACAGTTGTGCTCGCTCCACAAAACGCGGTTCAATGACGGTTCCGTTCACCACATAGGCAGGCAGTGCAATCACCACCTTGGCACCCTCGGTTAAAATCGATGTAAACGCACGGAAACTATCTGTGTAAATCTCCAAGAGTTGATCCAACTGCTTCTCAAGCGAGATGCGATCCTCGTGCCCTGTGCGCGGCTTGCCCAAAAACACTTCTGTCACAATCAGGTTCACAGACTTTGGCGCCACAAACGTTCCAATCGCCTCTGCCTTTGTTTGCAAAATACGTGTATCTGCCTCCACACCCGTACGCTCTGACTCCCACGCCACGTTAACGCGTGTCGCCTCTGCAGCCAATGGGTCCACGTCACTTCCAATAAGGTGCTTGTATCCCAGCGCCAGCGCCTCGGTTAACACCGTTCCAACACCACAAAATGGATCCAATAACGTATCCTCCACATTTCCACCTGCGAGATTGATCATAGATCGCGCAAGTTTTGGCGGCAACATGCCACGTTTTGTGTGACGTTCTGGGCGACCAAAATCGCGTGCTCCCCACTCCTCAAAGTCCTGCACAGATTCGGTGATACCGACCAAAATCCCTTCCGCCTGTGGGAACAAACAAAACTCAATCCCCTCCTCCATGAGCTTTTGCTTCTTGACGATAACGGAGGACAATACCGGAATCTTAGATGTCACAAGACGCGCGGATCGCTCCTGTGCTTTAAGGGCATTCTTTACTTTTAGGCCAATACGTTCTGATTGCGTGCGTAATGCCGTCAGTTTTCCACGATGTCCGCCATGATATACGCTCACACCAAACTTAATTTTTGTGTCCCCCGGTCGCAGGGTTGCAATAAGCGACGTGAGAACATCTATCAACTCATCTTGATCCTTAGCCGACGCATGAATCACTCCTGTTTTTACAACGCCGCCCAATTGATTCTGCAAAACCGTGAGGTTGCCGCTAAATCCGCCGACAATGAGAACATCCTCCACGTCTACAACCGTGGTCACATCGCCAACAATTGTTTGAATCTCGGCGCGCGCAATGTCTCGCTGCGTTCCAAGGATAAAGAAGGCATCCATACTAACTGTTTAATCTAAAATAGCAGACGTCTCCATCGCGCATCACATATTCCTTGCCTTCAATTCGCTCACGTCCCGCTTCTCGCGATCCAACACGACCAAGCGTAACATAATCCTCAAAAGAAATAATCTCGGCGCGAATAAACGCCTTCTCAAAATCCGTGTGAATCACTGCTGCGGCTTGTGGGGCCTTAAGCCCGCGTGGAATCTGCCAAGCACGTGTCTCTTTTTCGCCCGACGTAAAGTACGTGATCAAATCCAACGTCTCAAATGCGGTACGAATGAGACGATCGAGCGCTGTTTGTTTGAGACCAACCGCCTCTAAGTACTCTACACGCTCCTCCTCAGACAATTCCACAAGATCCGACTCTAACTGAATACAGATAGGTAATGCCGTTCGGCCTTCTCCCAACGGCGACACCCAGTTTGGGTCTGCAGCGTCTTGCTCACTCACGTTCACAATATAAATCACTGGCTTGCCCGTGAGAAGGAAGAGAGACTTTGCCATAGTGCGTTCCTCATCCGTCATTTCCACGGTTGTGGCCATACGTCCCTCTGCGAGCACCGCATAGATACGCTCCATGAGTTCCAAACGTTTCTTTTCATCCTTGTCTGCCCCGCTCTTCATCTTGGTCTTTTGACGATCAATCTGACGCTCCATTGATTCAAGATCAGAAAGTGCAAGCTCCAACTCAATCGTCTCGACGTCTCGCACAGGGTCTACCGCTCCGTCTACATGTACCACGTTCTCATTTATAAACGAACGAACCACGTGGCAAATAGCGTCGACCTCGCGAATATTACCCAAAAACTTGTTCCCAAGCCCCTCGCCTTTAGACGCACCACGCACAAGACCGGCAATGTCCACAAACTCAATGGCCGCCGAAATGCACTTTTCAGACTTTGATGCATTCGAAAGAGGTTTTAGTCGCTCGTCAGGCACTTCTACCACGCCAACGTTAGGCTCGATGGTGCAAAACGGAAAATTGGCACAGTCGACCTGCTTTTTTGTGAGTGTACGAAAGAGTGTAGACTTGCCAACATTTGGTAGTCCGACGATGCCGACTGATAACATACCGCAGGAGTATAGCAGATTGGGGGCACAAATCAAGGGTCGCTCGGGTTGTGTCTACAAAGGACTCGGAAGTAGAGACACGTCTTCGTGCCTTCGCACTCAGAAGACAGCTGGTCAGGAGTAAGTCTTGTACGTCTCTATATGATTGTCCCTTTTTCTAAACACAACCCTTCGCTTCTACATTACTAGATGATGCATGCTCACTTAAAGTACTGAGCCCCTTTTTATACAAAACCCTCGTCACAACGTTTGCCAGAACCCTTCGCACTCGGAAGACAGCTTTATTGATCACTTGTTCTCTTATCACCCACAAAATAATTTACGTGTAAATGCATACGATCGTGGCAAATCCGGCTTAAATGAGATCCAACACACAGACATGTGCAGACTAAAAACACCAACATCTTGCAATGCTGGTGCTCTTAACTGATCTCGTCAATCAATCTATTCAACGACTAGCGGCTCAAGATCTTCGACAACCATTGCCTCCGCCAAGCCACGCTCGAGCAAGGAAAGTTTATCCTTTACCGTTCGATCCTCGGGATTCATTACAAGCAAATCTTGCAACTGTGTTATAGCTTCGTCAACTCTCCCCTCTTCCTCGTACAGCCCGGCCAGATACCACTTTGCGTTCGCATAAGTCGGCGCATATTTCAACGCCCCTTCAAACGCCTGTATTGCTTTTACCTTATTCCCAGCACGCAGTTGAACCACACCGAGTTCAAAACGGAGAACAGCGTCGTTTGGTGTTTGTAAAATAAGTACCTCGATCTGCTTTATCGCCTCCGGCAGTCTACCTTGTCGATCATAGACAAGCGCTTGCGTGTACAGGCCAGCAGAAGTTGGACGTAGGGTGAGCGATTCATTAACGGCATGTTCTGCTTCTACAAGGAGATCCGTAAGGAGCTGATTTTTTTCCTCACCCGCAGGCAGTGAGTCTATAGCCCGATCAACAACAGTCAGGAGAGCCCGTGCAAGTGCTAGATGTTGTAACGGATTCGCTGGGTCAAGATTACGTGCATAACGATGTGCATTCACCGCCTTAACATCAGAATTGGCAATGATCGGTATTAATGCCGTGTAAATATCTGCAGCTACCCGAACATTTCTTACATCTGCCGGGTCTAAAGCAATCGCCTGTTGTGCCATCGCGATTGCCGATTGAGCGGCGTGCGTCATGGCCTCTGCGTTTTCCGTCACGTCTCCCCCCGCAAGTGTATTGAGATTTCTCACGTGTGCTATTGCAAGTGCGCGCGTGTATCCAGCATTCCAACGGCTTGTGCCAGCTGCGCTTCCAACGAGACTCACAAGTTCCTCTGCTGAACCCCCGGAACGTTGTACCTGTATGGCACGCGCAATCAATACCTCACTCGTCATCCATTGAAGAGAGGAGAAAAGTGCAAAGATAAAGAGTACGCCCAAGCCGATAAAGCCAAATGCAACAAGCAATGCCCTTCGACTATGCGCTTGCACTTGGATGACGGTCGTTTTCTTCATGAGGTGCGCCAAAAGTAATCCGGTAACAAGCCAGAACACGAGTTGAATCGGCAAATCCGAAGCATACAGAACCTGACCTGTTGTAAGAGCTATCCAAACGCTCGCGAGAACCGCGATGGTTTGCCAATCTTCCTTGTTATGTTTCCAAATAAGGGCCACGAGCGTTTTGGATAAGACCCAGCCAAGAAACAGTACAAGGAGACAAAACGGGATCAGCCCCCATGTTGCTAACAGTGTCAGAAGATGAGATCCACCATGGTCAAACGCAATATTCCAAAACGGTGATTGATTGACAAATCCTGGTTTAAAGCGGGAAAAATCATTCCCAAATGTTCCAGGGCCCGATCCAAACGGCCCATCAACCGTTAATGTTTCTATCGCAATAGCTGCCGTTGTGACGTAGTTTGGCATTGCCTCAACAGGAATACTGCTTGTCCATGGAACTGGAACAATGAGTAGGATAAGTGAGAATGCAAAGAGCAACATCGGAGCCAGTACACGCGCAGGCCTTGCAAATGATTTTGGATCAAAGAGTCCAAGAGCCACAAAGACGCCACTTCCAACAAGCAGAGCGACCTGTGTAGGCAACGTATCCGTGAGGATCATGCCAATTGCAGTACAAATGAGTAGCCCCCCGCCTACAATCCCAAATGCCATCCGCCATCCACGTGTTGGCAGCCATGTGTCACGCGTATTTGTATCTTGAGAAACCCAAATACCAACAGCAAGCAACGAGAGAGCAACGCCGAGCAGTGTTAGCGACTCAAACGTGCCTGTTGTGCTAAACCCAGAGAACGTTTGCATACCAATCACAGGCACACCCGCAATCGCCAGAAAGGAAACAACCCAGGCAAGCAGAATGCCAACCATGGCTGCAAGTGAATATCGACGAATATACGTAGAACCTTCTCCTTCCGCTAATGCTAACGAATAAACAAATAATAAACAGAGCACGGACGCAACGGAGGTAAATCCTTGACCCGTAGCACCAATCCAGCTAGCAAAGCCTGCAGAAGAAGCAATAGCAGAGATTACGACGCCAAAAAACATGAACCCTGG
Encoded here:
- the rpsR gene encoding 30S ribosomal protein S18, whose protein sequence is MNKIPGKSVRKPFTCPKADEIDYKDIGLLRRFLSSYGKIVPRRRSGISAKQQRAMARAIKRARIMALVPFENK
- a CDS encoding single-stranded DNA-binding protein, translating into MMSLNRAQLIGNLTRDPELRTTPSGQSVVNFGVATNRAFTDREGKKQEQTEFHNIVAWGKLADIISQYLTKGRKVFVEGRLQTREWEGQDGGKRRTTEIVADSMIMLGGAGGASTNLSAAAGSTPFDDSQSEPTSSAPSPDHIEEIQVEDIPF
- the rpsF gene encoding 30S ribosomal protein S6, which codes for MMTYELMYIIPATSTEEEVGKLKDEVSALVAKHGTESLRDESFGKRKLAYPIRGIRYGYYVLVCFTAEASNVAALDEELRHDARVLRHMIVKALPGAEKAEVALPEYEIPEMGRRRKPGTSSDAPARTKKTEAEVEKAVEETKEVTEEALAKKIDEILESDTEKL
- a CDS encoding redox-regulated ATPase YchF, producing the protein MLSVGIVGLPNVGKSTLFRTLTKKQVDCANFPFCTIEPNVGVVEVPDERLKPLSNASKSEKCISAAIEFVDIAGLVRGASKGEGLGNKFLGNIREVDAICHVVRSFINENVVHVDGAVDPVRDVETIELELALSDLESMERQIDRQKTKMKSGADKDEKKRLELMERIYAVLAEGRMATTVEMTDEERTMAKSLFLLTGKPVIYIVNVSEQDAADPNWVSPLGEGRTALPICIQLESDLVELSEEERVEYLEAVGLKQTALDRLIRTAFETLDLITYFTSGEKETRAWQIPRGLKAPQAAAVIHTDFEKAFIRAEIISFEDYVTLGRVGSREAGRERIEGKEYVMRDGDVCYFRLNS